CTTATCTCGGCTCTCCTGTTTTGTTCCGATTCTTCGGGGGGCTTAGGTTTTGGAAAGAGCATTTGCGTGTTCAAATAGCCTTTGTCGGTCAGGCGCTTGGCGGGGATGCCATTGTTTAGCAAAGAATCATAGATACGCTTGGCGCGTCGCTCCGACAGGCTTCTGCGCCACTCCGGCTCTTTCGGCATATCAAGGCCCGGGCCGTTGATATGTCGGGCTATTCCCACTTTCAAATCGGGGTTCATTTGCATGAATCTGAGGACTTTGGGAAGCGCTGGCTCGGAGGCTTTCAGCAGGATGTCTTGGTCGCCAACAAAAAAGAGGTCTCGCAGGATGGCGGTTTCGCCAGATTTTGCGGGAGGCAGCTTTATGTTGGGATTGACTTTATATTTTTCGCAAAGTTCGGGGCTGTCGAAAAAAGATTTCAAAAGGGTGCAGAATGCCGCCATTTTGCTGCAAACGGTTCTCCAGATTTGTTCTCTCTCACTCCTCTGGAGCCACCTCCACCCTGTACCCCTCGCGTCGGAGAAGTGCCACCACCCCATGTTCGCCCCCCAAGTGCCCGGCGCCGACGGCAAAAAGTGTGGGTGTTTCCCGCATCATACGCCCCATGATGGGGATCCAATTGTGGTTGCGATTCTTCAAAAGAATGTCCTCATAGCCCCCCA
This genomic interval from Saprospiraceae bacterium contains the following:
- a CDS encoding OmpA family protein; the protein is MAAFCTLLKSFFDSPELCEKYKVNPNIKLPPAKSGETAILRDLFFVGDQDILLKASEPALPKVLRFMQMNPDLKVGIARHINGPGLDMPKEPEWRRSLSERRAKRIYDSLLNNGIPAKRLTDKGYLNTQMLFPKPKPPEESEQNRRAEIRVLEGN